ATCGTCGGAAAGACGATGGTCGACGCGCGATGGATCGGCGGATTCACCGTCCCCTGATGCCGCGCCGGGTCGCGGCCGGCGTGCACGAGCCTCGTCTCGGGTCTCATCGGTCCTCCTGCAGCGTGACGTTCACGACGACCTCGGTCGCGACCGCGACCGTGCGGTACAGCGGTCAGCGGCTCCTCCAGACCTCGACCAGCCGCTCCGCCTCCGCCCGGCCGACCCCCCGCAGTTCGAAGCGCACTTCGATCCGCCGGAACTGCGCCGGGTCGGCACGATCCTGGACTCCACTGATCGTCGCGACGAGGCCGGTCAGCGGCACGCCGTTGCCCGCGGCGTAGTTCTCGATGAGCGTCACCCCGCAGGACGAGATGCCGGCGAGAAACGATTCGGTGTTGCTCAGCGCCTCGGGCTTCGTCGACGAGTCGAGCACGAAGTGATGCGCCCTCGCGCTGCTGAGCGAGCGGCCGGGCCGCCCGATCGACGCGCTGCGGACCGTGGTCACGACGCTGTCATCGGCCATGCGGATCCTCCGGGGTAGGACGTCGCGCGACACACTCTTCGCGGCTCCGGCGGCCGCCATCCTGCCCGGGCCGCCGCGCCCCGGGGCAGGCGATCCGGGCAAGACCGCGAAACGTGCCCAGCGTGCGCCGCCGCCTGCCCGCCCCGCTCCGGCAGCTGACCTTCTGGTGGCTGCTGCTCCTGGTCCCCCTGTCGGCGGCCGCCGCCGTGCTCGGCCGGTGGCCGCTCCTGACCTTCCTGCTCTCGGGCGGCGCGCTGTTGCCGCTGGCCGAGTTGATCGGGATCTCGACTCAGCAGATCGGCCTCCACGCCGGTCCGCGCGTGGGCGGCGTGCTCAACGCCACGTTCGCGAACGTCACGGAGTTCATCCTCGCGATCGTGCTCGTGCTGCACGGCGAGATCACGGTCGTCAAGACCGCGCTGACGGGCTCGATTCTCGGCAATCTGCTGCTCGTACTGGGCTTCGCGCTGCTGGTCGGAGGGATGCGCCACCGCACGCAGCGGTACAGCGCCGCGGCGGCGGGGGTGCACGCGACGTCGTTGACCCTCGCCGTGATCGGCCTGCTCATGCCGGCGCTCTTTTTCTTCACCGGCGGCCGGCCGAATGCCGGGCAAAGCGAGACGGTGAGCGTGGCCGTCGCCGCGGTGCTGATCGTTCTGTACGGCGCGGCCCTGGTGTTCACGCACCACACGCACGAGCACCTGTTCCGGACGCCGTCGCCGGGGGAACGCCCCGACGGCGGGCTCGGGTGGGCGATCGGCGTGCTGGCCGGCGCCTCGGTGGTCGTGGCCGTGGAATCGCAGCTGCTGGTCACGACGCTCGCGCCGGCGATCGGGGCGCTGGGCCTCTCCAAGTTCTTCGTCGGCCTCGTGCTGGTCCCGCTCTTCGGGAACGTCGTCGAGCACAGCGCCGCGGTCGGCTTTGCGCTGCGCGATCAGCTCGACGTCACGCTCGAGATCGCGATCGGCTCGTCGACGCAGGTCGCGCTCTTCGTCGCCCCGGCGATCGTGTTGATCTCGCTCGCGGCGGGCCACCCCATGAACTTCATCTTCACGACGTTCGAGGTCGCGGCGGTCGGGCTGGCCGTGTTGATCGTGACCTTCATTTCGCACGACGGCCGGAGCAACTGGCTGGAGGGGGCGCAGTTGCTGGCGGCGTATCTCATCATGGCTGCCTCGGCGTTCTTCGTGAGTTCTCCGTGACGGCGCCCCGCGCGATCAACGTGGGTGGTGTGCGCCGCCGGACGCCGCCGGTCTGGGAGATGTCGGACGGGATGCGGAGGATACGATGACACCGACGACAGGGACGTCCAGCACGAGCCGGCAGGGGGACCTGTTGGAACGCGCCGGCCGGTATCTCGCCGGCGGCGGTCTCGGACTGTTCGTGCTGCCGCCCGAGGTCAACCTCGTGATCGCCGAGGGCCACGGTAGCCACGTCACCGACGTGGGCGGCCGGGATTTCATCGACTACCACCTCGGCTCGGGGCCGGCGCTCCTCGGCCACGCGCACCCGGAGATCGTCGAGGCCGTGCAGCGCCAGGTGGCCAAGGGCTCCACGTATTACTTCCTCAACGAGCCGGTGATCCGTCTCGCCGAGCGGCTGGTGGAGGCGATCCCGTGCGCCGATCAGGTGCATTTCGTAGGCTCCGGAACGGAGGCGACGTTTTTCGCGCTCCGGGTCGCGCGCGCCGCGACCGGCCGGTCCAAGGTGCTCAAGTTCGAGGGCGGCTGGCATGGGATGAACGACTACGCCCTGTGGGGCACGGTGCCGTCGCGGCCGAGTTCGTACCCGGACGCGGAGCCCGACTCGCTCGGCATTCCCGAGGCGCTGCGCGGCCAGGTCCTCGTTGCGCCGTTCAACGACGCGGAACGGGCGGTCGCGATCATCGAACGCCACGCCGCGGATCTCGCGGCCGTGATCGTGGAGCCCCTGCAGCGCGTCCTCGTGCCGGTTCCGGGCTTCCTCGCGGCGCTGCGGGACGTCACGCGCCGGCGCGGGATTCTGCTGGTGTTCGACGAGGTCGTGACCGGCTTCCGCATCGCCTGGGGCGGCGCGCAAGAGAAGTACGGCGTGGTGCCGGATCTTGCGACGTACGGCAAGGCGATGTCCGGCGGATTCCCGATGGCGGCGATCGCCGGCCGCAGCGACGTGATGGCGCACTTCGACGCGCGACGCACAGAACGCTCGCGCCTGGTGTGGGCGAGCGGCACGCTCAACGGCAACCCGGTCAGCGCGACGGCGGGTCTCGTCGCCCTCGACGTGCTGGGCCGCCCCGGCGCCCTCGACCATTTCCACCACATTGGCGGCCGGCTCCGCCGGGACATCGAGGTGATCGGCCGGCGCCACGGGTTTCCGGTCCAGACGCCGGGCGAGGACGCCGTCTTCGGCGTGCGCTTCACCGACCGGCGGCCGCTCCGGACCTGGGCCGATTTGCTCACCGCGGATACGGCGCTCAATCTGCGCTGGTCCATCGAAATGCTGAAGCGCGGCATCCTCGTCAATCCCAACGAGAAATTCTATCTCTCGCTGGCCCACACGGATGCCGACGTCGACCGCACGCTCGAGGCCTGCGACGTGGCGTTCGCGGCGATTCGGGCCTAGCGGCGCCTTGAACCCGGACGAGTCGGCCGCCCGGGGCACCGACCCGGCCTACAGTGACTGGGCGTTCAGCCTCGCCTCGACACGGCCCGTCATCCGGGGCCGTTCGTTCATGGTCGCCTGCGGCCACTATCTGGCCTGTGTCGCCGGCCTCAGGATGTACTCGCTCGGCGGCAACGCGTTCGACGCCGGCGTGGCGATGGTCGTCGCCCAATCCGTGCTGGAATACCAGAGTTACGGCTTCGGCGGCGAAGTGCCGATCTTGATCCACGCCGCCCGCGACGGGCGGGTCGCGGCCGTCAACGGCAACACACGGGCGCCGCGGGCGGCGACGATCGAGTGGTTCCGCGACCGCGGCCTCACGCTGATTCCCGGCGACGGATTCCTGCCGGCGGGCGTCTGCGCCGTGCCCGACGCCCTCATCGCCGTGCTCGACCGGTACGGACGGCTTACGCTCGAGCAGGTCCTCGGCCCCGCGGTCGAACTGGCCGCGAACGGGTTTCCGATGTACGAGGGGATGCGCCGGTCAATCGCGCAGCACGAGACGCGGTTCCGCGCGGAGTGGCCGACCTCGGCGGCGCTGTTCCTGCCGGGAGGGCGGATCCCGGATCTGGGAG
This bacterium DNA region includes the following protein-coding sequences:
- a CDS encoding OsmC family protein; this encodes MADDSVVTTVRSASIGRPGRSLSSARAHHFVLDSSTKPEALSNTESFLAGISSCGVTLIENYAAGNGVPLTGLVATISGVQDRADPAQFRRIEVRFELRGVGRAEAERLVEVWRSR
- a CDS encoding aminotransferase class III-fold pyridoxal phosphate-dependent enzyme, producing the protein MTPTTGTSSTSRQGDLLERAGRYLAGGGLGLFVLPPEVNLVIAEGHGSHVTDVGGRDFIDYHLGSGPALLGHAHPEIVEAVQRQVAKGSTYYFLNEPVIRLAERLVEAIPCADQVHFVGSGTEATFFALRVARAATGRSKVLKFEGGWHGMNDYALWGTVPSRPSSYPDAEPDSLGIPEALRGQVLVAPFNDAERAVAIIERHAADLAAVIVEPLQRVLVPVPGFLAALRDVTRRRGILLVFDEVVTGFRIAWGGAQEKYGVVPDLATYGKAMSGGFPMAAIAGRSDVMAHFDARRTERSRLVWASGTLNGNPVSATAGLVALDVLGRPGALDHFHHIGGRLRRDIEVIGRRHGFPVQTPGEDAVFGVRFTDRRPLRTWADLLTADTALNLRWSIEMLKRGILVNPNEKFYLSLAHTDADVDRTLEACDVAFAAIRA
- the cax gene encoding calcium/proton exchanger; its protein translation is MPSVRRRLPAPLRQLTFWWLLLLVPLSAAAAVLGRWPLLTFLLSGGALLPLAELIGISTQQIGLHAGPRVGGVLNATFANVTEFILAIVLVLHGEITVVKTALTGSILGNLLLVLGFALLVGGMRHRTQRYSAAAAGVHATSLTLAVIGLLMPALFFFTGGRPNAGQSETVSVAVAAVLIVLYGAALVFTHHTHEHLFRTPSPGERPDGGLGWAIGVLAGASVVVAVESQLLVTTLAPAIGALGLSKFFVGLVLVPLFGNVVEHSAAVGFALRDQLDVTLEIAIGSSTQVALFVAPAIVLISLAAGHPMNFIFTTFEVAAVGLAVLIVTFISHDGRSNWLEGAQLLAAYLIMAASAFFVSSP